From the genome of Streptomyces sp. JH34:
GGAGCCGTGCTGCCCCGGACGACCAGCCGCGTCGGGACCAGGGTGGTACCCCGTTCCGTCGTCTCCTCCCGGATCTGCCGCAGCACCCCGTCCACGCACAGCCGACCGATCTCCGCGAAGTCCTGGTGGACGGTGGTCAGTGGTGGAAGGAACGAGGCGGAATCGGCGATGTCGTCGAACCCCACCACACTGACGTCCTCGGGCACCCGTCTGCCCTTCTCGTGCAGGGCGCGCAGGACGCCCAGCGCCATCTGGTCGTTCGCCGCGAAGATCGCGGTGCACGCGGGGTCCGCCGCCAGTGCGAGGCCCGCCGTGTATCCCGATGCCGCCGACCAGTCGCCGTCCACCGGCGGAGGGACCGGGCGGCCCGCCCGCCGCAAGGTGTGACGCCACGCATGGGCACGGCGCTGCGCGGCGAACGACTCGGGTGGGCCGGCGACATGCACCACGGTGCGGTGACCGAGGTCGAGCAGATGCTGCACCGCCGCCTCGGCGCCCCCGGACTGGTCGGTGTCCACCACGCTGTAACGGTCGCCCGCGTCGGAGTCGGCCACCACGAGATGGGTGTGCGGCGGAAGCGAGATGGCGGCGTCCAGCAAACGGACTTCCATGATGACGATGATGCCGTCCACCATCTGCTCGCCGAGCATGGTGACGGCTCCCCTGACGCCCGTGCTGGTGGGCGTGGCCACGGGGAGCAGGGTGATGGCGTAGCCCTCGTCCGCCGCGGAGGAGGAAATGGCCTCCAGTGTCCGTACGTTGCCCGTCGTGGCCAGCGTGAACAGGATCACGCCCAGTGTGCGGAACTTCCCGCTCTTGAGGGCGCGCGCGGCACTGTTGGGCCGGTAGTTGAGCTCCTTCATGGCGGCGAGGACACGTTCGCGGGTGTCCTCGGACACCATGGGGTGCCCGTTGGACACCCGGGACACCGTCTGTGAGGAGACTCCGGCGAGACGCGCGACATCGGCCATGGACGCCTCCTTGCGCGGAGGTCTGTCCATGGCTCGCCCCTGTTCCTGCACTCGTCCGCCTCCGTCGTCGTGTGAGCCTTTCACCATGTGGGGAGTGCTCGTCCGGCCGCGGGTCGTCCTCGCACCGCGTGCGTTCCTGGGGATGACCCGGCAGGGAGACTCCCTGTCGCTGCTTCACGTCCGGACTCGTACCGCGCGGGACCGGGGGCTCGGGTCACCGGCATTTCTACCACTGCCGGACAGACGGCGCCGACACGCGGGCCCTGAGGTCACGATGTGCTCTATCAGACGGCAGGGCTGATGGAGGACAAATCGGCGAAACTCGTCCGAGTGATTGACAATCCGGCCTTGACCGTTGGGAGGAGACCGTGTGAACATCCTCTCACCGATGAATGTTTACGTAAACATCGGCCCTCTCAAGCACAGCGCCTCCACGATGTCCGGTGTCTCCATCCGGCCGGGGCCATGCTCAACGCCGGAACAACAGGAGTACCCATGACGGCCGTTACGCCGATCACGACCGGACGCCGCCCACCGGCGGGAGGCTCCCGCAGTCGGCGCGGGCGGATGGGATGGGTCTTCGTAGGTCCCTTCATGGCCGTCTTCGCCCTGGTTTTCCTCGCGCCGATCGCCTACTCGCTGTATCTGAGCTTCTTCCGCGACCAGTTGGTGGGCGGGACGTCGTTCGTCGGCCTGGACAACTTCCAGCGTGCCTTCGAGGACGAGCAGTTCTGGGCTGCCGTCGGCCGGGTGCTCCTCTTCCTCGTGGTGCAGGTGCCCGTCATGCTCGGGCTCGCCCTGCTCATAGCCCTGGCCCTCGACAGCGGACGGCTCTACGGGAAGAGCTTCTTCCGGATCGCCGTCTTCCTGCCGTACGCCGTGCCCGCCGTCGTCGCCACACTGATGTGGGGCTTCATCTACGGCACGCGCTTCGGGCTCGTGGGGAACATCAACGACGCCCTCGGGGTGTCCCTGCCCGACCCGCTGTCGCCCTCCCTCGTGCTGGCCAGCATCGGCAACATCGTCACCTGGGAGTTCATCGGCTACAACATGCTGATCTTCTACTCCGCGCTGCGCGTCGTGCCCAAGTCCCTCTACGAGGCCGCGGAGATCGACGGCGCCGGCGAGTGGCGGGTCATCACCGCGGTCAAGATCCCCGCGATCCGCGGCGCCCTGGTGATCGCGACGATCTTCTCGGTGATCGGCAGCTTCCAGCTGTTCAACGAGCCCAGCATCCTGCAGAGCCTGGCGCCCAACGCGATCACGACCTACTTCACGCCCAACCTCTACACCTTCACGCTGTCCTTCTCCGGACGGCAGCAGAACTACGCGGCCACGGTCTCCCTCGTCATGGGAGTCGTCACGATGATCATCGCCTACGCGGTCCAGCTGCGCGGCATGCGAAAGGAGGCGTGAGCGATGAGCGCCCCTTCCTTCACCGCCGGACAGACGCCACGGCGAACCACCCACCGCGCCCCGGCACCCCGGCGCGCCGCACGCAGGCAGCACTCGGTGACCCGGCCGCGCCGCAGCACGGTGCTCACACTCCTCATGGGCCTGACCGCGATCTACGCGCTCCTGCCGCTGGCCTGGCTCGTCATCAACGCCACCAAGACGCAGAAGGGCCTTTTCGACTCCTTCGGCCTCTGGTTCAGCGGGGACTTCGCCCTCTGGGACAACATCTCGCAGACGCTGACCTACGACGACGGCATCTTCGTCCGCTGGTTCCTCAACACCCTGCTGTACGTGGTCGTGGGCGCCGGCGGCGCGACGTTCCTGGCGGTCCTCGGCGGTTACGGCCTGGCCAAGTTCGACTTCGCGGGCAAGCGGGCCGTCTTCGCCACCGTCATCGGAGCGGTGGCCGTGCCCGCGACCGCGCTGGCCGTCCCCACCTTCCTCATGTTCAGCAAGATGGGCCTCACCAACACGCCGTGGGCCGTCATCATCCCGTCCCTGATCTCGCCGTTCGGGCTCTACCTCATGTGGGTGTTCGCCGCCGAGGCCATCCCCACCGAACTCCTGGAAGCCGCCCGGGTGGACGGTTCCGGCGAGCTGCGGACGTTCTTCCAGGTCGCACTCCCGCTGCTGACGCCGGGCATCGTGACCGTGCTGCTGTTCACCATGGTGCAGACCTGGAACAACTACTTCCTGCCCCTGATCATGATCAAGAACCCGGACTGGTACCCGCTGACCCTGGGCCTGAACGCCTGGAACCAGCAGGCCTCCACCGCGGGCGGCCAGCCGGTCTTCAACCTGGTCATCACGGGTTCCCTGCTGACGATCGTGCCGCTGATCGTCGCCTTCCTGCTGCTCCAGCGCTACTGGCAGTCCGGACTGGCGGCGGGCAGCGTCAAGGGGTGACCCGCACCACGGCTCCACCGGCCACCCGATCTCCGCGCTCCGGAACCGGTTCCCCCCGGTCCTCGACCGGCGCGGCGTACCACCCCTCTCCAACTTCGCACCCCCGTGCGGACGTTCCAGGGTTCGTGCACCACCCACACCACAACGGAGTAGAGCAATTATGAGAACCATGACCAGACGCGCGATGCGTGGCGTCGGCCTCCTGTGCGCGGCCGCGCTGAGTCTCACCGCGTGCGGGTCCTCCGACGAAGACGCCGCAGCGGGAAAGACCGTGAGGGGAACTGATCTCCGGGCGGCCCTCAAGAAGGGCGGTTCCATCACGGTGTGGGCGTGGGAGCCGACGCTGAAGCAGGTGGTCAGCGACTTCGAGAAGGAGTACCCCAAGGTCAAGGTGAAGCTGGTCAACGCCGGGACCGGCAACGACCAGTACACCGCCCTGCAGAACGCCGTGCAGGCCGGATCCGGTGTGCCGGACGTCGCGCAGGTCGAGTACTACGCCCTGGGCCAGTTCGCCCTCGGCAAGTCCCTCGAGGACCTCAGCCGCTACGGCGCCGATGAGTTCAAGGACGACTACTCGCCGGGCCCGTGGAACTCGGTCACCGTCGACGACGCCGTGTACGCCCTGCCCATGGACTCGGGCCCGATGGCGCTGTTCTACAACAAGAAGGTGCTGGACAAGCACCAGATCGCCACGCCCACCACGTGGGACGAGTACCTCGAGGCGGCCCGCGCCCTCCACGCGGCCGACCCGAAGGCCTACATCACCAACGACACCGGTGACGCCGGGTTCACCACCAGCATGATCTGGCAGGCCGGTGGCACCCCCTTCAAGACCCGTGACACCGAGGTGACGGTCGACCTGACCGCCGACAAGGGCGTCACCGCCTTCACCAAGGTCTGGCAGAAGCTCCTCGACGAGGACCTCCTCGCGCCCATCGAGAGCTGGAGCGACGAGTGGTACAAGGGCCTGGCGGACGGCACGATCGCCACGCTCTCCACCGGCGCCTGGATGCCCGCCAACTTCGTCTCCGGTGTCGAGTCGGCCTCGGGCGACTGGCGCGCGGCCACGCTCCCGCAGTACGAGAAGGGCGGTGAGGTCAGCTCCGAGAACGGCGGCAGCTCCCTCGCCCTGATGAAGGCGGGCAAGAACAAGGACCTCGCGTACGCGTTCAACGAGTACGCGAACCACTCGGACGGCGTCCAGGCCCGCATCGCGGGCGGTGCCTTCCCCGCGACCACGGCGGACCTGTCCTCCAAGTCGTTCCTGAACACCCCCTTCCCGTACTTCGGCGGCCAGAAGGCGAACGAGATCTTCGCCCGCTCCGCCAGCCAGGTCCCCGAGGACTGGTCCTACCTGCCCTTCCAGGTGTACGCGAACTCCGTCTTCAACGACTCCGTCGGCAAGGCATACGTCTCCGACACCACGCTGGCCGAAGGGCTGAAGCAGTGGCAGAAGTCCGCCGTGACCTACGGCAACGACCAGGGCTTCAGCGTCAACAAGTGACGTCCCGGCCCTGAACCGCGCGGGGCGGCTGTCCGTCCGACGGGCAGCCGCCCCGCGCCGTACTCGCACCTCGTATCCGAAAGGATCATCATGACCCCCGCCTCCGAGCGCCACTGGCTGCGCCCGCCCTCCGACGGCCGTCCCGCGAGCTTCGCCTACGGGGCCGACTACAACCCGGAGCAGTGGCCGCGCGAGGTGTGGAAGGAAGACGTCCGGCTGATGCGCGAGGCCGGCGTCACCGTCGTCTCCGTCGCCATCTTCTCCTGGGCCCGCCTGCAGCCGGCCGAGGACCGCTGGGACTTCGACTGGCTGGACGAGGTTCTCGACCTGCTCCACAGCAACGGCATCGCGGTGGACCTCGCCACCGCCACCGCCTCGCCGCCGCCGTGGCTCACCACCCTGCACCCCGAGATCCTGCCGGTCACCCGCACCGGCGAGACCCTCTCCCAGGGCGCGCGGCAGCACTGGCGGCCCACGTCACCCGTCTTCCGCACGTACGCGCTGGCACTGGTCGAGGCCATGGCCACCCGCTACGCGGACCACCCCGCCGTGGTCGCCTGGCACATCTCCAACGAGCTCGGCTGCCACAACATCTACGACTACTCCGAGGACGCGGCCCAGGCCTTCCGTGACTGGCTGCGCGCCCGCTACGGCACCCTGGACGAGCTCAACCGCGCCTGGGCGACCTCCTTCTGGTCGCAGTACTACGGGGAATGGGAACAGATCCAGCCGCCCCGGCTGGCCGCGAGCCACGCCAACCCGACCCAGCAGCTCGACTTCAAGCGCTTCTCCTCCGACGCGCTGAAGGACTATCTCCGGGCCGAACGCGAGGTCCTGCGCCGCATCACACCCGACATCCCCGCCACCACCAACTTCATGGTGATGGGCGAGACCAAGGGCATGAACTACCCGGACTGGGCGCAGGAGATCGACTTCGTCTCCAACGACCACTACGCCCACCCCGGACCGCAGCGCCTCGACGAGCTCTCCTTCTCCGCCGCCCTCACGCACTCCATCGCCCACGGCAAGCCGTGGTTCCTGATGGAGCACTCGACGAGCGCGGTCAACTGGCAGCCCGTCAACGTCGCCAAGCGCGAGGGCGAACTGGCCCGCGACTCCCTCGTCCACGTCGCCCACGGTGCCGACGCGGTCTGCTTCTTCCAGTGGCGCCAGTCCGCCGCCGGCGCCGAGAAGCACCACTCCGCGATGGTGCCCCACGCCGGCCCCGACAGCGAGGTGTTCCGTGCCGTGACGGCCCTCGGCCGCACGCTGGAGACGCTCACCCCGGTCACCGGTTCCGTCCGGGAACCGGCCCGCGCGGCACTGGTGTACGACTGGGATTCCTGGTGGGCCGTCGAGCGTGACTCCCAGCCGTCCTCCCTGGTGCGCTACCGCCAGGAGGCACTCGACTGGTACTCGGCCTTCCTGGCCCTCGGCGTCCGGGTGGACGTCGTCACGACCACGGCGGACCTGACCGGCTACGACTTCGTCGCGGCCCCCGTCCTGAACGTCGTCCCCCGGGAACTCGCCGCCCGGCTGGACGCCTATGTGCACGGCGGAGGCCACCTCGTCACCACCTACTACTCGGGTGTCGTCGACGAGAACGACCACGTCCACCTCGGTGGCTACCCGGGGGCACTGCGCGACCTGCTGGGCATCCGCATCGAGGAGTTCGGCCCCCTGCTGGAGGACGTGGAGGTACGCCTCGACAACGGTCTCGCCGGCACGCTGTGGACCGACCGGATCGACGTCACCGACCCCGACGAGGTCACCGTCCTCGCACGGTACGAGACGGGCGACCAGGCAGGGCGCCCCGCCGTCACCAGGCGCGCCCCGGAGGGCGGCGGCTCCGCCGCCTACGTCTCCACCCGGCTGGGCCCCCACGGTCTGCCCGATGTACTGGCACCGCTGCTGGCCGGGGCCGGAGTGTCCAGCGAACTGCCCGCCGAGGTGCGGGGGCTCGTCGAACTGACCGTGCGGACCGACGGCTCGCAGGCCTACTGGTTCCTCGTCAACCGCACGGACGAGCCCGTCGCGTTCGACGCGGTGGCCGGGGAGGT
Proteins encoded in this window:
- a CDS encoding beta-galactosidase translates to MTPASERHWLRPPSDGRPASFAYGADYNPEQWPREVWKEDVRLMREAGVTVVSVAIFSWARLQPAEDRWDFDWLDEVLDLLHSNGIAVDLATATASPPPWLTTLHPEILPVTRTGETLSQGARQHWRPTSPVFRTYALALVEAMATRYADHPAVVAWHISNELGCHNIYDYSEDAAQAFRDWLRARYGTLDELNRAWATSFWSQYYGEWEQIQPPRLAASHANPTQQLDFKRFSSDALKDYLRAEREVLRRITPDIPATTNFMVMGETKGMNYPDWAQEIDFVSNDHYAHPGPQRLDELSFSAALTHSIAHGKPWFLMEHSTSAVNWQPVNVAKREGELARDSLVHVAHGADAVCFFQWRQSAAGAEKHHSAMVPHAGPDSEVFRAVTALGRTLETLTPVTGSVREPARAALVYDWDSWWAVERDSQPSSLVRYRQEALDWYSAFLALGVRVDVVTTTADLTGYDFVAAPVLNVVPRELAARLDAYVHGGGHLVTTYYSGVVDENDHVHLGGYPGALRDLLGIRIEEFGPLLEDVEVRLDNGLAGTLWTDRIDVTDPDEVTVLARYETGDQAGRPAVTRRAPEGGGSAAYVSTRLGPHGLPDVLAPLLAGAGVSSELPAEVRGLVELTVRTDGSQAYWFLVNRTDEPVAFDAVAGEVLSGPEPTAGGGLVLPSRGVAVLRLASGSTPFPHVSA
- a CDS encoding sugar ABC transporter permease, with product MTAVTPITTGRRPPAGGSRSRRGRMGWVFVGPFMAVFALVFLAPIAYSLYLSFFRDQLVGGTSFVGLDNFQRAFEDEQFWAAVGRVLLFLVVQVPVMLGLALLIALALDSGRLYGKSFFRIAVFLPYAVPAVVATLMWGFIYGTRFGLVGNINDALGVSLPDPLSPSLVLASIGNIVTWEFIGYNMLIFYSALRVVPKSLYEAAEIDGAGEWRVITAVKIPAIRGALVIATIFSVIGSFQLFNEPSILQSLAPNAITTYFTPNLYTFTLSFSGRQQNYAATVSLVMGVVTMIIAYAVQLRGMRKEA
- a CDS encoding LacI family DNA-binding transcriptional regulator, encoding MADVARLAGVSSQTVSRVSNGHPMVSEDTRERVLAAMKELNYRPNSAARALKSGKFRTLGVILFTLATTGNVRTLEAISSSAADEGYAITLLPVATPTSTGVRGAVTMLGEQMVDGIIVIMEVRLLDAAISLPPHTHLVVADSDAGDRYSVVDTDQSGGAEAAVQHLLDLGHRTVVHVAGPPESFAAQRRAHAWRHTLRRAGRPVPPPVDGDWSAASGYTAGLALAADPACTAIFAANDQMALGVLRALHEKGRRVPEDVSVVGFDDIADSASFLPPLTTVHQDFAEIGRLCVDGVLRQIREETTERGTTLVPTRLVVRGSTAPPPSS
- a CDS encoding extracellular solute-binding protein is translated as MRTMTRRAMRGVGLLCAAALSLTACGSSDEDAAAGKTVRGTDLRAALKKGGSITVWAWEPTLKQVVSDFEKEYPKVKVKLVNAGTGNDQYTALQNAVQAGSGVPDVAQVEYYALGQFALGKSLEDLSRYGADEFKDDYSPGPWNSVTVDDAVYALPMDSGPMALFYNKKVLDKHQIATPTTWDEYLEAARALHAADPKAYITNDTGDAGFTTSMIWQAGGTPFKTRDTEVTVDLTADKGVTAFTKVWQKLLDEDLLAPIESWSDEWYKGLADGTIATLSTGAWMPANFVSGVESASGDWRAATLPQYEKGGEVSSENGGSSLALMKAGKNKDLAYAFNEYANHSDGVQARIAGGAFPATTADLSSKSFLNTPFPYFGGQKANEIFARSASQVPEDWSYLPFQVYANSVFNDSVGKAYVSDTTLAEGLKQWQKSAVTYGNDQGFSVNK
- a CDS encoding carbohydrate ABC transporter permease yields the protein MSAPSFTAGQTPRRTTHRAPAPRRAARRQHSVTRPRRSTVLTLLMGLTAIYALLPLAWLVINATKTQKGLFDSFGLWFSGDFALWDNISQTLTYDDGIFVRWFLNTLLYVVVGAGGATFLAVLGGYGLAKFDFAGKRAVFATVIGAVAVPATALAVPTFLMFSKMGLTNTPWAVIIPSLISPFGLYLMWVFAAEAIPTELLEAARVDGSGELRTFFQVALPLLTPGIVTVLLFTMVQTWNNYFLPLIMIKNPDWYPLTLGLNAWNQQASTAGGQPVFNLVITGSLLTIVPLIVAFLLLQRYWQSGLAAGSVKG